In Mercurialis annua linkage group LG6, ddMerAnnu1.2, whole genome shotgun sequence, the following are encoded in one genomic region:
- the LOC126653434 gene encoding E3 ubiquitin-protein ligase At1g63170: MLSPNSESMDTSPLLNHAISDHLLRSRRLLRRQPPPLRDAAARILRQASSRRMMLREPSMRVRENAAEQLEERQSDWAYSKPIIVLDVLWNLSFIGIAAGVLCLSVEEEPRVPLRLWIIGYGLQCVFHIGCVLYEYKRRIHGDGGSNNARVEGSGDSSSLSESDGGDSAGDYGGEQRGNDDETSGVKQLESANTMFSFVWWMVGFYWVTAGGQNVTHDSPQLYWLCITFLAFDVIFVIICVAVACLIGLAICCCLPCIIGILYAMTDREGATKEEIEQLPTYKFRRIGDFEKVDGEIQVTLGGIMTECVNDSPTERLLSHEDAECCICLSAYEDGTELRELPCHHHFHITCIDKWLHINATCPLCKLNIIKASNPNGEEI; the protein is encoded by the exons ATGTTATCTCCAAATTCCGAATCAATGGACACGTCACCACTGCTCAACCACGCAATCTCCGACCATCTCCTTCGCAGCCGCCGTCTCCTACGGCGTCAACCGCCTCCCCTCCGCGACGCAGCAGCTCGGATTCTCCGGCAAGCAAGCAGCCGTCGGATGATGTTACGCGAACCCTCAATGCGTGTTCGTGAAAATGCCGCTGAGCAGCTCGAAGAGCGTCAGAGCGATTGGGCCTATTCAAAGCCCATTATAGTTCTTGACGTGCTATGGAATTTATCCTTCATCGGAATAGCTGCCGGTGTGTTGTGTTTGAGTGTTGAAGAAGAGCCGCGAGTTCCGTTAAGGCTGTGGATTATTGGGTACGGTTTGCAATGTGTTTTTCATATTGGGTGTGTTTTGTATGAGTATAAAAGAAGGATTCATGGGGATGGTGGTAGTAATAATGCAAGAGTGGAAGGTAGTGGGGATTCTAGTTCCTTGTCGGAGAGTGACGGTGGTGATTCAGCTGGTGATTATGGTGGTGAACAGCGTGGCAATGATGATGAAACTAG TGGTGTAAAGCAATTGGAGTCAGCAAATACaatgttttcttttgtttggtGGATGGTTGGATTTTACTGGGTTACTGCTGGTGGTCAAAATGTTACACATGATTCACCTCAGCTCTACTG GCTTTGTATTACGTTTCTTGCTTTCGATGTGATTTTTGTGATTATCTGTGTTGCTGTTGCTTGCCTAATTGGTCTTGCAATTTGCTGCTGTCTTCCTTGTATTATTGGAATCTTATACGCCATGACAGATCGG GAAGGAGCAACTAAGGAAGAGATTGAGCAATTACCCACGTACAAGTTCCGCAGAATAGGAGATTTTGAGAAAGTTGATGGTGAGATTCAAGTAACTCTTGGAGGGATTATGACTGAATGTGTAAATGATAGTCCCACAGAGCGTCTTCTTTCCCATGAGGATGCT GAATGCTGCATCTGCCTCTCGGCTTATGAAGACGGAACTGAGCTGCGTGAACTTCCTTGTCACCACCATTTCCACATCACATGCATAGATAAGTGGCTTCACATCAACGCCACATGCCCTCTTTGCAAACTCAACATTATAAAGGCAAGCAACCCTAATGGTGAAGAAATATAG
- the LOC126686853 gene encoding pentatricopeptide repeat-containing protein At4g21065, with translation MPKLRSLNLHRLPFTQINRTGFSDSAIESNQLLNNLSKTGRIDEARYMFDKMPERDEFAWNTIIAAYANSGKLNEAKKLFSESPFKSSITWSTLISGYCKNDCEIEAFGLFLQMQLEGNMPNQYTLGSILKLCSRMRLLRKGEQIHGYALKTRLDGNVFVGTSLVDLYAKCECISEAECIFQMVADNKNHATWTAMLTGYSHNAEGFKAIKFFKDMRAEGVESNQFTFPSILSACGAVSDHKFGVQVHGCIVRSGLVANIFVQSALVDMYGKCRDLSSAKRVLEHMEVNDVVSWNSLIVGCVREGFQEEALYLFREMRTRNMEIDDYTYPSVLNSLASMKDTQYAKSVQCLIMKTGFGAYKLVNNALVDMYAKQGNLDYAYTIFNQMTDKDVISWTSLVTGYSYNGAHENAIKLFCDMRISGVCPDPFALASVLSACAELTIMEFGQQVHATVLKSGICSSLSVHNSLVTMYAKCGAIEDANCVFDFMRIRDVISWTALIVGYAQNGRGKNSLHFYNQMIATGTQPDFVTFIGLLFACSHTGLVEDGRCYFESMDQQYGIKPGPQHYACMIDLYGRSGKLSEAKELLNQMVVEPDATVWKALLAACRAHGELDFGEIAAKNLIELEPTNSMPYVMLSNMYSAASRWEDAARVRRLMKSRGISKEPGCSWIELNSKVHTFMSEDRSHPMMNEIYLKIDEIIMLIKEAGYMPDMNFALHDMDEEGKERGLAFHSEKLAVAFGLLTVPPGAPIRIFKNLKVCGDCHTAMKYISKIYLRHIILRDSNCFHHFREGKCSCGDYW, from the coding sequence ATGCCCAAATTGCGAAGTTTAAACTTGCATAGGCTTCCATTTACGCAAATAAATCGAACGGGTTTTTCTGATTCTGCAATTGAATCAAACcaacttttaaataatttgtcGAAGACTGGTCGAATAGATGAAGCACGCTACATGTTCGACAAAATGCCTGAGAGGGATGAGTTTGCCTGGAACACAATTATTGCAGCTTATGCCAATTCAGGGAAATTAAACGAAGCTAAAAAACTTTTTAGTGAGTCCCCGTTCAAAAGTTCAATCACATGGTCTACTCTCATATCTGGGTACTGCAAAAATGACTGCGAAATTGAAGCTTTCGGCTTGTTTTTACAAATGCAGTTAGAGGGGAATATGCCGAATCAGTACACCTTAGGGAGCATACTTAAACTGTGCTCAAGAATGAGACTTCTTCGAAAAGGGGAACAGATTCATGGGTACGCCTTAAAAACTCGCCTTGATGGGAACGTTTTTGTTGGCACCAGTCTTGTTGATTTGTATGCTAAGTGTGAGTGCATTTCAGAAGCTGAATGTATTTTTCAAATGGTGGCTGATAACAAGAATCATGCAACATGGACCGCTATGCTTACGGGATATTCTCATAATGCAGAGGGGTTCAAAGCGATCAAGTTTTTCAAGGACATGAGAGCTGAAGGTGTCGAGTCTAATCAGTTTACTTTTCCGAGCATTTTGTCAGCTTGTGGAGCTGTTTCGGATCATAAATTTGGAGTTCAAGTGCATGGCTGCATAGTTAGAAGTGGTTTGGTAGCTAATATTTTTGTCCAAAGTGCGTTGGTTGATATGTATGGTAAATGTCGAGACTTGAGTAGCGCAAAAAGGGTGCTGGAGCATATGGAGGTTAATGATGTGGTTTCTTGGAATTCCTTGATAGTTGGGTGTGTCAGAGAGGGGTTTCAAGAGGAAGCTTTGTATCTGTTTCGTGAAATGCGTACACGAAATATGGAAATTGACGACTACACATACCCGTCCGTATTAAATTCTTTAGCGTCAATGAAGGATACACAATATGCAAAGTCCGTTCAGTGTCTGATAATGAAAACTGGATTTGGGGCTTACAAGCTTGTAAACAATGCCCTTGTTGACATGTATGCTAAACAGGGAAATTTAGATTATGCATATACAATATTTAACCAGATGACAGACAAGGATGTTATCTCATGGACCTCCCTAGTAACAGGTTACTCATATAATGGTGCTCATGAAAATGCTATAAAGTTGTTCTGTGACATGAGAATTTCAGGTGTGTGCCCTGACCCATTTGCCCTTGCTAGTGTTCTTAGTGCCTGTGCAGAACTGACAATTATGGAATTTGGGCAGCAGGTTCATGCAACTGTTCTTAAATCCGGTATCTGTTCATCCTTATCGGTACATAACTCTCTTGTGACAATGTATGCAAAATGTGGAGCCATAGAAGATGCCAATTGTGTTTTTGACTTCATGCGAATACGGGATGTCATAAGCTGGACTGCTCTAATAGTTGGATATGCACAGAATGGTAGAGGAAAGAATTCACTACATTTTTATAATCAAATGATTGCAACCGGAACACAGCCagattttgtaacatttattgGTTTATTATTTGCTTGCAGCCATACTGGTCTTGTTGAGGACGGGCGCTGCTATTTTGAATCAATGGATCAGCAATATGGTATCAAGCCAGGTCCTCAACACTACGCATGTATGATTGATCTATATGGACGCTCAGGAAAACTTTCCGAGGCCAAGGAACTACTTAATCAAATGGTTGTGGAACCAGATGCAACTGTATGGAAGGCTCTGCTCGCTGCTTGCAGAGCACATGGAGAATTGGATTTCGGAGAGATTGCAGCGAAAAACCTCATTGAATTGGAACCGACAAACTCCATGCCTTACGTAATGTTATCGAACATGTACTCTGCTGCTAGCAGATGGGAAGATGCTGCTAGAGTGAGGCGATTAATGAAATCGAGAGGAATTAGTAAGGAACCAGGTTGCAGTTGGATTGAGTTGAACAGTAAAGTTCACACCTTTATGTCTGAAGATAGAAGTCATCCAATGATGAATGAAATTTACTTAAAGATTGATGAGATAATTATGTTGATTAAGGAAGCTGGTTATATGCCAGACATGAATTTTGCACTTCATGACATGGATGAAGAAGGTAAAGAGCGTGGTTTAGCTTTTCACAGTGAGAAGTTAGCTGTTGCTTTCGGACTTCTCACCGTGCCACCTGGAGCACCGATTCGCATTTTCAAGAATCTTAAGGTTTGTGGTGATTGCCATACTGCCATGAAATATATATCGAAGATATACCTACGGCATATTATTTTAAGGGACTCGAATTGTTTCCACCATTTCAGAGAAGGAAAATGTTCTTGTGGAGATTACTGGTAG